The genomic stretch TTGCGCGGGCGGCAGCCATTGTGCGGGATCGGCGTCACATCACGGATCGAGGTGATGGTGAAGCCGGCCGCCTGCAGGGCGCGCAAAGCCGATTCACGACCCGAGCCAGGTCCGCAGACCTCGACTTCGAGCATGCGCATGCCGTGTTCCTGGGCCTTCTTGGCAACGTCCTCGGCAGCCATCTGGGCGGCGAACGGAGTCGACTTGCGCGAAC from Mesorhizobium sp. NZP2077 encodes the following:
- the rpsK gene encoding 30S ribosomal protein S11, yielding MAKEAARVRRRERKNISSGVAHVNSTFNNTMITITDAQGNSIAWSSAGAQGFKGSRKSTPFAAQMAAEDVAKKAQEHGMRMLEVEVCGPGSGRESALRALQAAGFTITSIRDVTPIPHNGCRPRKKRRV